In the genome of Parus major isolate Abel chromosome 2, Parus_major1.1, whole genome shotgun sequence, one region contains:
- the ZEB1 gene encoding zinc finger E-box-binding homeobox 1, whose translation MTSHKSGRDPRHVTQSSGNRKFKCTECGKAFKYKHHLKEHLRIHSGEKPYECPNCKKRFSHSGSYSSHISSKKCIGLMPVNGRARSGLKISQCSSPSLSASPGSPARPQIRQKIENKPLQEQLPLNQIKTEPVDYEFKPIVVASGINCSTPLQNGVFSGGSPLQATSSPQGVVQAVVLPTVGLVSPISINLSDIQNVLKVAVDGNVIRQVLENNHANLASKEQETINNASIQQAGHSLISAISLPLVDQDGTTKIIINYSLEQPSQLQVVPQNLKKENSVPANSCKNEKLPEDLTVKSEKDKNFEGETNDSTCLLCDDCPGDLNALQELKHYETKSPPQLPQPSGTEAEKPESPVPSETGENNLSPGQPPLKNLLSLLKAYYALNAQPSAEELSKIADSVSLPLDVVKKWFEKMQAGQISVQSSGPSSPEQVKLSSPTDNNDEAATTDVSEPQNSTSNSQNPVSTTKSQTLPGAPTLNGSHSSTPSASPLNLSSSRNSQGYTYTAEGVQEEPQIEPLDLSLPKQHGELLERSTITSVYQNSVYSVQEEPLNLTCVKKEPQTDNSVTDSDPIVNVIPPSANPINIAIPTVTAQLPTIVAIADQNSVPCLRALAANKQTILIPQLAYTYSTTVSPTVHEIPPKLTQANGNQDERQDTSSEGISNVEDQNDSDSTPPKKKMRKTENGMYACDLCDKIFQKSSSLLRHKYEHTGKRPHECGICTKAFKHKHHLIEHMRLHSGEKPYQCDKCGKRFSHSGSYSQHMNHRYSYCKRETEERDSVEPEEMGPEILSSEHVVVRVSPSQIDSDERESLTREEEEYSEKEEEEEEEKDIEGLQEEKECRELQEAGDAEEEEEAAVEEEEGKTEGNKNDEAVNQASNEEPEVIQNNGQVSEENKE comes from the exons AGACATGTGACACAGTCCAGCGGTAATCGAAAATTCAAGTGCACTGAATgtggaaaagcttttaaatataaGCATCACCTAAAGGAGCACCTACGAATCCACAGTG GAGAGAAGCCATATGAGTGCCCAAATTGCAAGAAACGTTTTTCCCATTCTGGTTCATACAGTTCACATATAAGCAGTAAGAAGTGTATTGGTTTGATGCCTGTAAATGGTCGAGCCCGGTCAGGGCTCAAGATATCTCAGtgctcctccccttccctttctgcaTCACCAGGTAGCCCAGCAAGACCACAGATACGACAAAAGATAGAAAATAAACCCTTGCAAGAGCAGCTTCCTCTTAACCAAATTAAAACTGAACCTGTGGATTATGAATTCAAGCCCATAGTGGTTGCTTCAGGAATTAATTGTTCAACCCCTTTGCAGAATGGGGTTTTTAGTGGTGGTAGCCCGTTGCAGGCAACCAGTTCTCCTCAGGGTGTGGTGCAAGCTGTTGTTCTACCAACAGTAGGTCTGGTGTCTCCCATAAGCATCAACTTAAGTGACATTCAAAATGTACTAAAAGTCGCAGTGGATGGTAATGTAATAAGGCAAGTACTGGAAAACAATCATGCTAATCTTGCATCCAAAGAACAAGAAACAATCAACAATGCATCTATACAACAAGCTGGCCATTCCCTCATTTCAGCTATCAGTCTTCCTTTGGTTGACCAAGATGGGACAACCAAAATTATCATCAACTACAGCTTGGAGCAGCCAAGTCAACTTCAGGTTGTTCCACaaaatctaaaaaaagaaaactctgttCCTGCAAATAgttgcaaaaatgaaaaattaccaGAAGATCTCACAGTGAAGTCTGAGAAAGATAAGAACTTTGAAGGAGAGACCAATGATAGCACTTGTCTTCTTTGTGATGACTGTCCAGGAGATCTTAATGCACTTCAAGAATTAAAGCACTATGAAACAAAAAGCCCTCCTCAGCTTCCCCAGCCCAGTGGAACAGAAGCTGAGAAACCTGAGTCCCCTGTCCCATCAGAAACTGGGGAGAACAACTTGTCTCCTGGTCAGCCACCTTTAAAGAACCTTCTATCGCTCCTAAAAGCGTATTATGCATTAAATGCACAACCAAGCGCAGAAGAGCTTTCAAAAATAGCAGATTCTGTAAGCCTACCACTGGATGTGGtaaaaaaatggtttgaaaaaaTGCAAGCTGGACAAATTTCTGTGCAGTCTTCTGGACCATCTTCTCCTGAACAAGTTAAATTAAGCAGTCCCACAGACAACAATGATGAAGCAGCAACTACAGATGTGAGTGAACCCCAGAACAGCACAAGTAACTCACAAAATCCTGTCAGTACAACAAAGTCTCAGACTTTACCAGGGGCTCCAACTCTGAATGGTTCACACAGTAGCACGCCATCTGCATCACCACTAAACCTTTCTTCATCAAGAAATTCACAGGGTTACACGTACACGGCAGAGGGTGTACAAGAAGAGCCACAAATAGAACCTCTTGACCTTTCGCTACCAAAGCAACATGGAGAACTGTTGGAAAGATCTACCATAACTAGTGTTTACCAGAACAGTGTTTATTCTGTCCAAGAAGAACCTTTGAACTTAACTTGCGTAAAAAAAGAACCACAAACGGACAACAGTGTTACAGACTCTGATCCTATTGTAAATGTAATCCCACCAAGTGCCAATCCCATAAATATTGCTATACCTACAGTCACTGCCCAGTTACCTACAATTGTTGCCATTGCTGACCAGAACAGTGTTCCCTGCTTGAGAGCTCTCGCTGCCAATAAGCAAACCATTTTGATTCCACAGCTGGCTTACACATACTCTACTACAGTTAGTCCTACAGTTCATGAGATACCACCAAAACTGACCCAAGCCAATGGAAATCAG gatGAAAGGCAAGACACTAGCTCAGAAGGAATATCCAATGTAGAAGATCAAAATGATTCTGATTCAACAcccccaaagaaaaaaatgagaaagacagaaaatgggATGTATGCATGTGATTTATGTgacaaaatattccagaagaGCAGTTCATTATTGAGACATAAGTATGAACACACAG GTAAAAGACCTCACGAGTGTGGAATCTGCACAAAAGCATTTAAACACAAACACCATTTGATTGAACACATGCGACTGCATTCTGGGGAAAAGCCCTACCAATGTGACAAGTGTGGGAAGAGGTTTTCACACTCGGGGTCTTACTCTCAACACATGAACCATCGCTACTCCTACTGCAAAAGGGAGACGGAGGAGCGCGACAGCGTCGAGCCTGAGGAGATGGGCCCGGAGATCCTGAGCAGCGAGCACGTGGTGGTCAGGGTGTCCCCCTCACAGATCGACTCGGATGAGAGGGAGAGCCTAaccagggaagaggaggaatacagtgaaaaagaggaagaggaggaagaagaaaaagacatagAGGgacttcaggaagaaaaagaatgtaGGGAACTACAAGAAGCAGGGGatgcagaagaagaagaagaagcagcagtagaagaggaagaagggaaaactgAAGGTAACAAGAATGATGAAGCTGTAAATCAAGCAAGCAATGAAGAACCAGAAGTTATACAAAATAATGGGCAAGtgtcagaagaaaataaggaataa